TAACCCATGGTGAAAAATACTGGCTAATTGACGGCACATATGACAACAAAGCGGCATTACATTCCCCACTTCTAACCGGTTTGAAAATTAATTTAAAAGATATTTTCACCGGGCTAATCTCTTATGAAGATTAAATATTGTGTGTAAACAAATGGCTCCCATCAGGGAGATGGTGGTGAAATAGTTGCCAACACTGTCTGATGCTCACCATCGGTTTTGGCAACGGTTATCTCAATGCTATTATTACTAATTCTATTACTCATTTTGAAAACCACCTCGTCACCAACCCACTGCAAAAGTTCGGCGATGTTTTTCCCGGACCAGAAAAGGGATGGTGTTTGGCCGGGTTCAGCTGTCCAAATGCCCTCCTCGTCTATAAAAGCCATTTGCGAGCCATCGCTGTTCCAAACGGGGGAACCCCCACTGTGCCAGCGATACGGCGGCTTGATTTGTCCTTTTTCAAAGCCTGGCCCTTCCATAAGCCACAAGTAATATCTTTCGTTCTCATAGCTATTCAACAAAAGGTGTTTACCATCAGGTGACCAGCCGGCAAACCGTACGGTATCCGGTAAATCCAATTGTGCTATGGTTTTTCCCCATTTTTTCTTGTCGCTCGCTTGCTGGATCGTATTGTCCGCTTGTTGGGCTATAAGTTCGTAACCATCACCACCATCCCTTTCGATGAGACACCAGATCCGGCCATCCGGCGCAATGGTATAGTCGGATAATTTAAGCAATGCCGGTATTTCTTTTTGAGCACCGGTTTCAGTATTATGTAAGATTAAATTTCTTTCATTAGTTGATGGGTTAAAATTGTCATATATAATCAAATCCTGAGCCGGCGCCCATTTAACATTAGCCGCTATGGGCTCGTCTGTTAACCGCCGCTGGTTTTGCCCGTCCGAGTTCATTAAATACCAGTGAAAAGCGGCTCCATCATAAATAACGTTATATAAAATTTTATTTGCATCAGGAGAGAAATAAGCGATGCCGATATCCCCTGTGCCGGTCAATTGTTTTAAATCATGGCCATCGGCGCTGATGGTGTAAACATCATTGCTAAAATCCCGAGCAATAGCTGTGGACGGTGCAACAAACATAACTGGTTGCTGGTGCTTTTGTATTGGAGTCTCACTGGTTTGGGCGCCGTTCTGACAGCCAAATAAAACCAAAAAACATATTGCCATTATTAAATTCAGATAGTGCCTGCTTATTTTTACCAACCCCTAACAATATTCCAACACAGCGGTAATATATTGGCTATACGCAATAGTTGGATGCCACCATTAAACTAAAACGCTACCGATTACTTTTAAGCCTTTTAAGCTTATGTAAAATTTTTTTAATTTGTATTTTTAATTTATAGACGAACCAGCAGCTATTTGGTTCCATCCAAGAAAGGCAAAAATTAAACCAATGGTTCCCTTTAAATTCAAGCTTGCTTCTCTCAAATTTCCCAAATCATTG
This genomic interval from Desulfoscipio sp. XC116 contains the following:
- a CDS encoding Uma2 family endonuclease; this encodes MYYTHGVKEYWLVDPEIETVEILTHGEKYWLIDGTYDNKAALHSPLLTGLKINLKDIFTGLISYED